The window ACCAAATAAACTGATACAACCCATGTAATTactgaagaaaaaatagaatCTGTATAAAGTCTTGCATTTGAGTACATTCTGATAAATAAAATGCAACCATCATACAAAAGTTGAAACCTTTCAATAGTGTCTGAACATGAAACtgtaaataaagaaattgaatgaTAAGTCTTAAAAACGgttgatttaatttctgCAAAGTTATTGGTTATTACAATCAGAAACATGGTGTACTCTGATGAATTTagtgaaatatttaatgcTAATCCTCTAATCATATGAATAGTACAGTGAATTATTAAGTAAATTATTACCAAAAAATACTTTGAAAAAGAAtcaatgaataattttgtaAAACTTGGATGacttttttcttgtttaaaACTTCCATCAACAAATCCAATATAtgtaaagaatttaataactGATTCCAAATATGTATCAATTAAATCTCTTCCAAAAGATCTGAATagtttttcaaatatttccagcatattaaaaatgaaatataactttaataatcCTTGCCCTCTGATATAATGGTAAAAAAATGAGATATCAAGCCTGctgaaaatataaatagatAACAATAAAACTAAGAATCTTGAGAAGTCAGTTAACTCAACAGCAGTGAATCTAAAATACTTTTTAAGGTTAATACTTAATAATGGCTTTAAATCTTgtttattcttattataGATATGATGactattaatttcatcataGAATATGTCAGAAGCTGAAATAGATTGCAATTCTGATTCTTCTAAAKATSATCTTTGGWCATTCATTCTATATGAGTGAATAtgatttttaatttgtgggaaaaaattgttatttttactAAGAAATCCATCATCCTTACTTTTCATGTTGAATCTAAATCTCAATTTATTATCGTACTCtggaatatttatcaaaCTTTTGcttttaatttgtttatcTTCGAATAAATATCCAACACTAGAATTCTCgattaattcattattgtttttatatcccatattattttgttctttattagtattttgaataagattccaagaatttgaatcaatagAATAATcgttttcaatattatcttctgaattattataattatcagctctttgaattattgaatCATTCTGGAAATAAGTTGATTTACCTGTAATTAGAaacataaatatattagtaatattcaaaaatattaataaaaataattttagtAATGCTATCATTGAATTMATTGGTAGAAACGTTAAATCATATAGGATTGTATCGAAGCAAAGTAGCATTGAGAAGTTAAGGAGGTACTCTAATTTCTTTGGTACTTGATAAActtcatttaaaaaattattaggAATTCGATCATTAAAACTATCTTCGTCAAATTCAAAGTAatcaacattttttttttcaagtaCATTTTCACTTCTAATTTCAGACCAAATGAATTCCAAAGAtgatattatattattctcCATTCTATTCCCATTTTGGTTATTGTAATCCTTTAAATCATCAATTTGTTCTTCATTACTACTACTTAAATTACTAACACTAttactttcttcttctaaatGATTGACataattttcttgattactggataatttaataacttcattatttgttttcTCACGGGAATGagaattttcatttaatagCATTTCTTTGTATGTTGATACATTATTGTTACTATTATGGCCGTTTGTGTACAAATTTAACTTTTCAGAATCCTCCATATTATTAAGGGTTTCATCCTTAACTAACATATTTTGAGTACTTTTGTTCTGTTTCTTAGACATTATGCTGTAATGTTACAGTTGATTGCATTTGGGTTATTAATacattatttgtaatattcatttattttttcaaaagaaaatatttttgaaatggCGGTAATACTTTAAACTTGCTGGCAATTCTAAATAATGCATGCATAAAAATAAGAGGAAAATTTTTGAACTATTTAAACCAATAAGATCAATtatggaaataataatactattaaTGTATGCTATATAGTAAAAATctcattaaaaaaattaacaatttatactattaaattatatttaatgtaAATAAAAACTATTCAGCCGTGCTGATAAAGCATCTTAGATCCGCTATTAGCAATCCAGACAGTAGAGATAGATGAAGAATCACCAACAATAGAAGTAACAAATTTCATAAAGcaaaaagatttaaaattGAACGATACTCCAGATGTCCATGCAATTACGGTACCTGCGCCAAGCTCAATTTGTTCATTTGGTTGTAAAGTATACCGGATGATACTTTCATCACCTCGGAGGTAGACAATATCAATATCTTCATCCTCATTATCTGAAGAGTTCACATCCCTTAAATTGCCAATATTTCTTGGTGCATGctcaaatttattacaatttCTATATGGAATACTTCTACTGCATATTCTGCTTCTAATAATATCGCCTGTAACTACATGCCCAACTCCCTCTCTTGAATATAACGTAccaaattttttcattGGTACTGgaaaaaatttcattcCAGAAGAACAAGAATCCAAAACTATTAAAGATGGTTCAGTCAAAATTACATCTGTAAGCCACCAAATTGAACGCTCTAATTTCAAttgtttatttgaaaataaaatacgTGTTGGAGATTCATAGCTTAACTTTTCGTCCTTTTTTAAACGTAAGATAAGTTTACTACCATCAACAATTGACCTTGGAATCACgcttattatattttctgcatttatttcaatttcttccctattatttgtattattagtaCTTGACCTGTCTACAATTTCCTGTTCTAAGTTTTGCATTATATTCTCcaatttttaaaagttCAGATAACAatggaaatattattaatatttatattttattaagttACTACTTGTAAATT is drawn from Cryptosporidium parvum Iowa II chromosome 4, whole genome shotgun sequence and contains these coding sequences:
- a CDS encoding hypothetical protein (transcripts identified by EST), with the protein product MQNLEQEIVDRSSTNNTNNREEIEINAENIISVIPRSIVDGSKLILRLKKDEKLSYESPTRILFSNKQLKLERSIWWLTDVILTEPSLIVLDSCSSGMKFFPVPMKKFGTLYSREGVGHVVTGDIIRSRICSRSIPYRNCNKFEHAPRNIGNLRDVNSSDNEDEDIDIVYLRGDESIIRYTLQPNEQIELGAGTVIAWTSGVSFNFKSFCFMKFVTSIVGDSSSISTVWIANSGSKMLYQHG